A genomic stretch from Flavobacterium sp. KS-LB2 includes:
- a CDS encoding TlpA family protein disulfide reductase translates to MKKIILLCSLIFTISVASAQMKIGDSLPDFQLTNSKAVSINLASLKGKTVLIDFWASWCAPCRIANKKLVPFYNQNKKENFEIVGISLDTDKTKWMNAIQKDKLAYEQLIDSKGFDAKSALLFGVEQLPSAYLFDASGKLVIINPTEEQILMQIKK, encoded by the coding sequence ATGAAAAAAATAATCTTGTTGTGTAGTTTGATATTCACCATTTCAGTGGCCAGCGCTCAAATGAAAATTGGCGATAGTTTGCCTGATTTTCAATTGACAAACAGCAAGGCGGTATCAATAAATTTGGCTTCGCTAAAAGGGAAAACAGTCTTAATAGACTTTTGGGCATCTTGGTGCGCACCTTGCAGAATTGCTAATAAAAAGTTAGTTCCGTTTTACAATCAAAATAAAAAGGAAAACTTCGAAATTGTTGGAATTTCTTTGGATACAGATAAAACAAAATGGATGAATGCCATTCAAAAAGATAAATTAGCGTACGAGCAGCTGATTGATTCGAAAGGATTTGATGCAAAATCAGCACTACTTTTTGGAGTAGAGCAGTTACCAAGCGCTTATCTTTTTGATGCATCAGGAAAACTGGTTATTATCAATCCTACAGAAGAGCAAATTTTAATGCAGATAAAAAAATAA
- a CDS encoding heavy-metal-associated domain-containing protein, with the protein MKNIHLKLILIACLVLITSAKSYSQISKAEIMATGLTCSMCSNAINKQLKATVGVDSVSTDLNTNTFTVYFKKESKIMPKVLKAGVEKAGFFIGSLVITVPTESLKMAEDKTILLNGSTFVLLDEKLKNSNGETKVRVYDKGYVTQKEHKKLLKTLSKTASYSADNEDDYHIKSAI; encoded by the coding sequence ATGAAAAATATACATTTAAAACTCATTCTAATCGCTTGTTTGGTTTTAATTACAAGTGCAAAATCCTATTCTCAAATCTCAAAAGCTGAGATAATGGCAACAGGTTTAACGTGTTCTATGTGTTCCAATGCAATAAACAAACAACTGAAAGCAACCGTTGGTGTAGATAGTGTGAGTACGGATTTGAATACGAATACATTTACCGTTTATTTTAAAAAAGAAAGTAAAATAATGCCAAAAGTATTGAAAGCAGGTGTTGAAAAAGCCGGTTTTTTTATCGGTTCATTAGTAATTACAGTGCCAACAGAAAGCTTAAAAATGGCTGAGGATAAAACCATTTTACTAAACGGTTCTACTTTCGTTTTATTGGATGAAAAACTTAAAAATAGTAACGGAGAAACAAAAGTTAGAGTTTATGACAAAGGATATGTAACGCAAAAAGAACATAAAAAACTACTCAAAACGTTATCAAAAACAGCGTCATATTCCGCAGACAACGAAGACGATTACCATATTAAATCAGCAATTTAA
- a CDS encoding DUF3347 domain-containing protein, whose product MKKIILSIVTLAVMCVSCNQNNKETKTDTAVTNQAGAELYSCPMHPEITGEKGSECSECGMELTEKVAQTTTTKKEETVVPAGQTVVETRGIIKIRNTNKTAFPTDAIVLNYLKIKNTLTKDDSKGTATAAKTLITTLNSTSSTSLDSDSKNRYNAILADAKAHVKHIGDNAGKIDHQREYFSLLSKDVYDLIKAFGTQQTVYQDYCPMYGEGKTGYWISETKEVINPYFGSEMLNCGRRIAIVQ is encoded by the coding sequence ATGAAAAAAATAATCTTATCAATAGTCACATTAGCAGTAATGTGTGTTTCTTGTAACCAAAATAATAAAGAAACAAAAACCGATACAGCAGTAACGAACCAAGCAGGTGCTGAATTGTATTCATGTCCAATGCATCCTGAAATTACAGGCGAAAAAGGGAGTGAATGCTCTGAATGTGGAATGGAATTAACCGAGAAGGTGGCGCAAACAACCACGACTAAAAAAGAAGAAACAGTAGTTCCTGCGGGCCAAACTGTTGTGGAGACTCGCGGAATAATTAAAATTAGAAATACTAACAAAACAGCTTTTCCAACCGACGCAATAGTTCTGAATTATCTCAAAATTAAAAACACACTGACCAAAGACGATTCAAAAGGAACGGCAACTGCTGCAAAAACATTGATTACTACTTTAAATAGTACTAGTTCAACCTCTTTGGATAGCGATTCAAAAAATAGATATAATGCTATTTTGGCTGATGCCAAAGCGCATGTCAAACACATAGGTGATAATGCTGGAAAAATAGACCATCAAAGAGAATATTTTTCGTTATTGAGCAAAGATGTCTATGATTTAATAAAGGCTTTTGGAACACAACAAACGGTATATCAGGATTATTGTCCTATGTATGGAGAAGGCAAAACGGGCTATTGGATAAGTGAGACTAAGGAGGTAATCAATCCTTATTTTGGTTCTGAAATGTTAAATTGTGGTAGAAGAATAGCTATTGTTCAATAA
- a CDS encoding AraC family transcriptional regulator, which translates to MKLYIKNMVCNRCKMVVKSELEKIGIFPVSVELGEVELVENFKENQKQELEIKLQSLGFELLEDKTTILIERIKCLIVDLVHHQENELKINLSHYLSQQLVQDYSTLSNLFSEVQGMTIEHYFIAQKIEKVKELLMYKELTLSEIAIKLNYTDVAHLSNQFKKITGVTPTHFKKLKENNRLQIDGL; encoded by the coding sequence ATGAAGCTTTACATCAAGAATATGGTGTGCAATCGCTGTAAAATGGTTGTGAAATCCGAGCTCGAGAAAATAGGAATATTTCCTGTTTCAGTTGAATTAGGAGAAGTCGAACTAGTAGAAAATTTTAAAGAGAATCAAAAGCAGGAGTTAGAGATAAAACTGCAATCGCTAGGATTTGAATTGTTAGAAGACAAAACAACGATACTTATAGAGAGAATTAAATGCCTCATTGTTGATTTGGTGCACCATCAAGAGAATGAATTAAAAATTAATTTATCACACTATTTATCGCAACAATTAGTACAAGATTATAGCACTTTGAGTAATTTATTCTCAGAAGTTCAAGGCATGACTATTGAGCATTATTTTATTGCTCAAAAAATCGAAAAAGTAAAGGAGTTATTAATGTATAAAGAATTAACTTTAAGTGAAATTGCAATTAAACTGAATTATACCGATGTAGCGCATTTGAGTAATCAGTTTAAAAAAATCACTGGCGTTACGCCAACTCATTTTAAAAAATTAAAAGAAAATAATAGATTGCAAATTGATGGGTTGTAA
- a CDS encoding heavy metal-binding domain-containing protein, producing the protein MKTLIIVLSVFLAVNSMASAQEAVKSSQKETQKEMYSCPMHPKEMSSKEGECSKCRMKLVKTLKHDTSGKGKKTEVVAKYVCKMDGTTADKPGKCSKCGMKMAPQEVKNPMYSCPMHAKEMSDKSGKCPKCGMQMTPKASDKKEQNHQH; encoded by the coding sequence ATGAAAACATTAATTATCGTACTAAGCGTGTTCTTAGCAGTAAATTCAATGGCATCAGCTCAAGAAGCTGTGAAATCGTCCCAAAAGGAAACTCAAAAAGAAATGTATTCGTGTCCTATGCACCCAAAAGAGATGAGTTCTAAAGAAGGAGAGTGCAGTAAATGTAGAATGAAATTAGTAAAAACATTAAAACACGATACTTCAGGGAAAGGAAAAAAAACAGAAGTTGTTGCAAAATACGTATGTAAAATGGACGGAACAACTGCTGATAAACCAGGAAAATGTTCTAAATGCGGAATGAAAATGGCTCCTCAAGAAGTTAAAAATCCAATGTATTCTTGTCCGATGCACGCTAAAGAAATGAGTGATAAATCCGGAAAATGTCCAAAATGTGGAATGCAAATGACTCCAAAAGCAAGTGACAAAAAAGAACAGAATCATCAACATTAA
- a CDS encoding heavy metal translocating P-type ATPase translates to MKHTYTVTGMSCDGCRSKVEKTLNAIEGIQATLTLDPPIATITMDKYIPTTNLQEALTAAGNYTITMNNEANSLEVTENSIAKSCCSSVKKEEPIAKSCCGSNKQQEKPIVILPENAQGKYYCPMHCEGEKVYDKPGSCPVCGMDLVKAPELTGAKTSYTCPMHPEVIKDGPGSCPICGMDLVPMEPTDSEENKVYDDLVRKMKIAIVFTVPIFIIAMSDMIPNNPMMKIMDTEKWNWVQLVLSLPVVFYACWMFFERAWKSIVTWNLNMFTLIGIGSGVAFLFSLVGLFFPNIFPDEFKTHHGTVHLYFEATTVILTLVLLGQLLEAKAHSRTSGAIKELLKLAPTEAILVSDGKDMVISIHDIKKGDLLRVKPGDKIPVDGKITDGESTIDESMISGEPIPVDKKMDDAVIAGTINGNKSFVMIAEKIGSETLLSQIVQMVNDASRSRAPIQKLADRIAKYFVPIVVITSIITFFVWAQFGPEPAMVYGFINAIAVLIIACPCALGLATPMSVMVGVGKGAQSGVLIKNAEALENMNKVNVLITDKTGTITEGKPSVEKVFSLNNDEDSLLQSIASLNQYSEHPLAQAVVTFAKAKNIPLIEVKDFEAISGKGVIGTVTNKKVALGNKKLMEQVNAKVSAELENQIVAEQKLGKTVSYISVDGVVVGFVSITDAIKATSAEAIKELMRQGVEVIMLTGDNENTAKAVATQLNLSSFKAGCLPEDKLKEIQRLQSEGKIVAMAGDGINDAPALAQADIGIAMGTGTDVAIESAKITLVKGDLQGIVKAKNLSHAVMKNIKQNLFFAFFYNVLGIPIAAGVLYPFFGVLLSPMIAALAMSFSSVSVIANALRLRNLKL, encoded by the coding sequence ATGAAACATACCTATACAGTCACTGGAATGTCTTGCGATGGTTGCCGTTCCAAAGTCGAAAAAACATTGAATGCTATTGAAGGGATTCAAGCGACACTTACTTTGGATCCGCCAATAGCAACGATAACAATGGATAAATACATTCCGACTACTAACTTACAAGAAGCTTTAACTGCTGCCGGAAATTATACAATCACAATGAATAATGAGGCTAATTCTCTTGAAGTAACTGAGAATTCAATCGCGAAATCGTGTTGTAGTTCTGTAAAAAAAGAGGAGCCCATAGCGAAATCGTGTTGCGGTTCAAACAAACAACAAGAGAAACCAATTGTAATTTTACCAGAGAATGCGCAAGGTAAATACTATTGTCCGATGCATTGTGAGGGCGAAAAAGTCTATGATAAACCAGGAAGTTGTCCGGTTTGTGGAATGGATTTGGTAAAAGCCCCCGAATTAACTGGTGCAAAAACAAGCTATACTTGTCCCATGCATCCAGAAGTTATCAAAGACGGACCGGGTTCGTGTCCCATTTGCGGAATGGATTTAGTACCAATGGAACCCACCGATTCTGAAGAAAACAAGGTGTACGATGACTTGGTTCGTAAAATGAAAATCGCGATAGTTTTTACAGTTCCTATTTTTATTATTGCCATGTCAGATATGATTCCGAATAATCCGATGATGAAAATCATGGATACTGAAAAGTGGAATTGGGTACAATTAGTATTGTCGCTTCCGGTAGTTTTTTATGCGTGTTGGATGTTTTTTGAGCGCGCTTGGAAATCTATTGTTACATGGAATCTCAATATGTTTACGTTGATTGGAATTGGTTCGGGTGTTGCTTTTCTGTTTAGTTTAGTAGGATTGTTTTTTCCAAATATTTTTCCAGATGAATTTAAAACGCATCACGGAACTGTTCACCTATATTTTGAAGCGACAACAGTCATATTAACCTTAGTTTTACTAGGCCAATTATTAGAAGCCAAAGCCCACAGCAGAACTAGTGGTGCCATAAAAGAATTATTGAAATTAGCGCCGACCGAAGCTATTTTAGTTAGCGATGGAAAAGATATGGTTATCTCGATTCACGACATAAAAAAAGGGGATTTGTTGCGTGTGAAACCAGGAGATAAAATTCCGGTTGATGGAAAAATAACCGATGGCGAAAGTACTATTGATGAATCGATGATTTCAGGAGAACCGATTCCAGTTGATAAAAAAATGGATGATGCTGTTATTGCAGGAACCATCAACGGAAACAAATCATTTGTGATGATTGCTGAAAAAATCGGTTCAGAAACCCTGCTTTCACAAATTGTACAAATGGTAAATGATGCCAGTCGTTCCCGAGCACCAATTCAGAAATTAGCCGATAGAATTGCGAAGTATTTTGTACCTATTGTTGTTATAACTTCCATAATTACCTTTTTTGTTTGGGCACAATTTGGTCCTGAACCCGCAATGGTTTATGGATTTATCAATGCCATTGCTGTATTAATAATTGCTTGCCCATGTGCTTTGGGATTGGCCACGCCCATGTCGGTGATGGTTGGTGTTGGGAAAGGAGCGCAATCGGGAGTTTTGATAAAAAATGCCGAAGCACTGGAAAATATGAACAAAGTTAATGTTCTAATTACTGATAAAACAGGAACGATTACGGAAGGTAAACCTTCTGTTGAAAAAGTATTTTCATTGAATAATGACGAAGATTCTTTGTTGCAAAGCATTGCTTCTTTAAATCAGTACAGCGAACATCCTTTGGCGCAAGCCGTAGTCACTTTTGCGAAAGCGAAAAACATTCCCTTAATCGAAGTCAAGGATTTTGAAGCGATTTCCGGTAAAGGAGTTATTGGCACAGTTACCAATAAAAAAGTGGCGCTCGGAAATAAAAAATTGATGGAGCAAGTGAATGCCAAAGTTTCGGCGGAATTAGAAAATCAAATTGTAGCCGAACAGAAATTAGGGAAAACGGTTTCTTACATTTCAGTGGACGGAGTCGTAGTGGGATTTGTATCGATAACTGACGCCATAAAAGCAACAAGCGCCGAAGCAATAAAAGAACTGATGCGCCAAGGAGTTGAGGTGATTATGCTAACGGGCGATAATGAAAATACGGCAAAAGCAGTGGCGACACAATTGAATTTAAGTTCGTTTAAAGCGGGTTGTTTGCCCGAAGACAAGCTCAAAGAGATTCAACGATTGCAATCCGAAGGGAAAATTGTAGCCATGGCAGGCGACGGAATTAACGATGCTCCGGCTTTGGCTCAAGCCGATATCGGGATTGCGATGGGAACTGGAACAGATGTGGCTATTGAAAGTGCTAAAATAACGTTAGTGAAAGGCGATTTGCAAGGAATTGTAAAAGCCAAAAATTTAAGTCATGCCGTTATGAAAAATATCAAGCAAAACTTATTCTTTGCCTTTTTCTATAATGTGTTGGGAATTCCAATCGCCGCAGGCGTTTTATATCCGTTTTTTGGAGTGTTGCTTTCGCCAATGATTGCGGCTTTGGCCATGAGTTTTAGCTCGGTCTCCGTAATTGCAAATGCGTTGCGATTGCGTAATTTAAAACTGTAA
- a CDS encoding multicopper oxidase family protein, whose amino-acid sequence MKRYFIIIIVLFALNVKAQKVVRYDLYVRDTIVTFGDTPKRAIAVNGQIPMPTLTFTEGDIAEIYVHNELNEDTSLHWHGLFLPNKEDGVPNLTQMPIKPKTTHKYTFPIIQHGTHWYHSHTGLQEQIGMYGLFIMNKRNEDPTFRKGIDDLPTVPIILSEWTDMKPENVHRLLHNATDWFAIQKGTTQSYAEAIKAGHFKTKVTNEWKRMNAMDVSDVYYNKFLINGKSESQLSQFKAGDKVRLRISNGGASTYFWLNYAGGKITVVASDGNDVEPVEVDRLIVAVSETYDVVVTIPADKTAYEFLVTSEDRTKSASLYLGDGIKQLISPLPKLKYFEGMKMMNSMMKMNGDLDDMGMQMSLNQMDMNVVMYPEITGSSQKSKAESQKEAEHGNHNQYDSNALSEITTLNYAMLKSPTKTTLPKDAPVKELRFELSGNMNRYVWSLDNKVVSEADKILIKKGENVRIVLFNGSMMRHPMHLHGHDFRVLNGKEAYAPLKNIIDIMPMETDTIEFNANVKGDWFFHCHILYHMMAGMGRVFSYENQEPNPLIPNPKLAQRKLFADDRAFHVMAENDFATNGNDGMLMIQNTRWSIGTEWRLGYTNHHGYETETHIGRYIGKMQWLMPFIGFDWRYRKMEMGAMEENLFGQTNTKDNRAVFSAGVEYTLPMLIKAQAEVYTDGNFRLQLERMDIPVSKRLRMNLMWNTDKEYMAGLRYIVKRNFGITTHYDSDMGMGFGLSLNY is encoded by the coding sequence ATGAAAAGATATTTTATAATTATAATCGTGCTTTTTGCTTTGAATGTTAAAGCACAAAAAGTAGTTCGATATGATTTATATGTTCGGGATACGATTGTCACTTTTGGCGATACACCCAAAAGAGCAATTGCCGTAAACGGACAAATTCCAATGCCAACACTAACGTTTACCGAAGGCGATATTGCCGAAATTTATGTGCATAACGAATTAAATGAAGATACTTCACTGCATTGGCATGGATTATTTTTACCCAATAAAGAAGATGGTGTGCCGAATTTGACTCAAATGCCAATCAAGCCTAAAACGACGCATAAATATACGTTTCCAATTATTCAACACGGAACGCATTGGTACCACAGTCATACTGGGTTACAGGAACAAATTGGTATGTACGGTTTGTTTATCATGAACAAAAGAAATGAAGACCCAACCTTTAGAAAAGGAATAGACGATCTGCCAACAGTTCCAATCATTCTTAGCGAATGGACTGATATGAAACCAGAAAATGTACATCGGTTATTGCACAATGCCACGGACTGGTTTGCGATTCAAAAAGGTACCACGCAAAGCTATGCTGAAGCTATAAAAGCAGGACATTTCAAAACAAAGGTTACGAATGAATGGAAGCGAATGAACGCCATGGACGTAAGTGATGTGTATTACAATAAGTTCCTGATTAACGGGAAAAGTGAAAGTCAGCTTTCGCAATTTAAGGCGGGAGATAAAGTGCGGTTGCGGATTTCCAATGGTGGTGCTTCGACTTATTTTTGGTTGAATTATGCCGGCGGAAAAATAACCGTTGTTGCCAGTGACGGAAATGATGTGGAACCTGTTGAAGTCGACCGATTAATAGTTGCTGTTTCTGAAACCTATGATGTTGTTGTAACGATTCCTGCCGATAAAACGGCGTATGAGTTTTTAGTCACTTCGGAGGACAGGACCAAATCGGCTTCGTTGTATTTAGGAGATGGCATCAAGCAATTAATTTCACCTTTGCCTAAATTAAAGTATTTTGAAGGGATGAAAATGATGAACAGCATGATGAAAATGAATGGCGATTTAGATGATATGGGCATGCAAATGTCGCTCAACCAAATGGACATGAATGTGGTGATGTATCCTGAAATTACAGGAAGCAGTCAAAAGTCAAAAGCCGAAAGTCAAAAGGAAGCGGAACATGGTAACCACAATCAGTACGACTCTAATGCACTTTCGGAGATTACAACTTTGAATTATGCCATGCTGAAATCACCAACCAAGACAACATTGCCAAAAGATGCACCGGTGAAAGAATTGCGTTTTGAATTATCAGGTAACATGAATCGCTATGTGTGGAGTCTGGACAATAAAGTAGTTTCGGAAGCGGATAAAATTCTAATTAAAAAAGGCGAGAATGTCCGAATTGTACTCTTCAATGGCTCCATGATGCGCCACCCGATGCATTTACACGGACATGATTTTAGAGTGCTAAACGGAAAAGAAGCATACGCACCGCTGAAAAATATTATCGATATTATGCCGATGGAAACCGATACGATTGAGTTTAATGCAAATGTTAAAGGCGATTGGTTTTTTCATTGTCACATTCTCTATCACATGATGGCGGGAATGGGCAGGGTTTTTAGTTATGAAAATCAAGAGCCAAATCCTTTGATTCCAAATCCAAAATTAGCACAACGCAAATTATTCGCTGATGACAGAGCCTTTCATGTGATGGCCGAAAATGATTTTGCCACCAACGGGAATGATGGAATGTTGATGATTCAAAACACGCGTTGGAGTATTGGTACCGAATGGCGTTTGGGCTACACCAATCATCACGGGTACGAAACCGAAACGCATATTGGAAGATACATCGGGAAAATGCAATGGCTGATGCCGTTCATCGGTTTTGATTGGAGGTACCGAAAAATGGAAATGGGAGCAATGGAAGAGAATCTTTTTGGTCAAACCAATACCAAAGACAATCGCGCTGTTTTCAGTGCCGGAGTCGAATATACGTTGCCAATGCTCATCAAAGCACAAGCCGAAGTGTATACCGACGGGAATTTCAGACTGCAATTGGAACGCATGGATATTCCGGTTTCCAAAAGATTGCGTATGAATTTAATGTGGAATACGGACAAAGAATACATGGCGGGTTTGCGGTATATTGTCAAAAGAAATTTTGGGATTACCACGCATTATGACAGTGATATGGGAATGGGTTTTGGATTGAGTTTGAATTATTAA
- a CDS encoding trigger factor, with protein sequence MDIKRVAIDAVNETIVMTVVHMDYKGQVAKRINEKMPLATVKGFRKGAVPKDLVEKQYGKKIKEEEVQKVVDLALERFVQSERLNLLGTPLPKVNENFSWDAEELVFEYEIGLVPNFTLDLEAKNDIVKYVVTADDKLIDGQVERIQKQFGTAIPQEVVAADSDVTGTFTNEEKGINNATTIAADLFKDKATFDLFIGKKVGDVVTVNTKGLFEDDHQLMDVMKVSHDDVHGLDVDVNFTIEAINTAELAELNQELFDKLFGAGAVSSLEELKAKIKEDAENQFAQQADQKLLGDVTEFLIESTKFDLPAEFLKKWLQTVGEKKLSPEEAEVEYARSEKGLRFQLIEGRAMAQSDIKITFEDLKTFTTKNIRQQMAQFGQTNPTDEEVQGIVARVLSNQDEVKRLSDQVVAEKLLELFKEKANPTTKEVTYEEFIAASYGE encoded by the coding sequence ATGGATATCAAAAGAGTAGCAATAGACGCTGTGAATGAAACAATTGTAATGACTGTTGTTCACATGGATTACAAAGGACAAGTTGCAAAAAGAATAAACGAAAAAATGCCTTTGGCAACTGTTAAGGGATTTAGAAAAGGAGCGGTGCCTAAAGATCTTGTTGAAAAACAATACGGTAAAAAAATCAAAGAAGAAGAAGTTCAGAAAGTGGTTGATTTAGCATTGGAGCGTTTTGTACAATCAGAAAGATTAAACCTTCTTGGAACGCCACTTCCTAAAGTAAACGAAAATTTTTCTTGGGATGCTGAAGAATTGGTTTTTGAATATGAAATTGGTTTGGTACCAAACTTCACTTTAGACTTAGAGGCTAAAAACGACATCGTAAAATATGTGGTTACTGCTGACGATAAATTAATCGACGGTCAAGTGGAAAGAATTCAAAAACAATTTGGAACTGCAATTCCTCAAGAGGTTGTTGCTGCAGATTCGGATGTGACAGGAACATTCACTAACGAAGAAAAAGGAATTAATAACGCTACCACTATTGCTGCTGATCTTTTCAAAGACAAAGCGACTTTTGACTTGTTCATAGGTAAAAAAGTAGGTGATGTAGTGACTGTAAATACGAAAGGTTTATTTGAAGACGACCACCAATTGATGGACGTGATGAAAGTAAGTCATGATGATGTTCACGGTTTAGATGTTGATGTAAACTTCACAATCGAAGCAATCAACACTGCTGAATTAGCAGAATTAAACCAAGAATTGTTCGATAAATTGTTTGGAGCTGGAGCAGTTTCTTCACTTGAAGAATTGAAAGCAAAAATCAAAGAGGATGCTGAAAATCAATTTGCACAACAAGCAGACCAAAAATTATTAGGTGATGTTACTGAGTTCTTAATCGAAAGCACAAAATTTGATTTACCAGCTGAATTCCTTAAAAAATGGTTGCAAACTGTTGGTGAGAAAAAATTATCTCCTGAGGAAGCTGAAGTAGAATATGCACGTTCTGAAAAAGGATTGCGTTTTCAATTGATCGAAGGTAGAGCAATGGCTCAGTCTGACATCAAAATCACTTTTGAAGATTTGAAAACATTCACTACAAAAAATATCCGTCAACAAATGGCGCAATTCGGGCAAACAAATCCTACTGACGAAGAAGTTCAAGGAATTGTAGCTAGAGTTTTGTCTAACCAAGACGAAGTGAAAAGACTTTCTGACCAAGTTGTTGCTGAGAAATTATTGGAATTGTTCAAAGAAAAAGCAAATCCTACAACTAAAGAAGTGACTTACGAAGAATTTATTGCTGCTTCTTACGGAGAATAA
- the clpP gene encoding ATP-dependent Clp endopeptidase proteolytic subunit ClpP → MNYGKEFKKFATKDHGVNSMYYDKIVGAMTPKNMTPYIIEERQLNISQLDVFSRLMMDRIIFLGTGIDDQIANIVQAQLLFLESADASKDIQIYLNSPGGSVYAGLGIYDTMQYIKPDVATICTGMAASMGAVLLCAGAAGKRSALPHSRVMIHQPSGGAQGVATDMEINLREMLKLKDELYKIISHHSGQTFDKVHTDSERDYWMIAEEAKAYGMIDEVLIRG, encoded by the coding sequence ATGAACTACGGTAAAGAATTTAAAAAATTTGCTACAAAGGACCACGGTGTAAACTCCATGTATTACGATAAAATCGTAGGCGCAATGACTCCTAAAAACATGACTCCATATATCATCGAAGAACGTCAGTTGAATATTTCACAATTAGACGTTTTCTCCAGATTGATGATGGACAGAATTATATTCCTTGGAACAGGAATTGATGACCAAATCGCAAACATCGTTCAAGCACAGTTATTGTTCCTTGAAAGCGCCGATGCTTCTAAGGATATTCAAATTTATTTGAATTCTCCAGGCGGAAGTGTTTACGCAGGATTAGGGATTTATGACACAATGCAATACATCAAGCCAGATGTAGCGACTATTTGTACAGGAATGGCAGCTTCTATGGGAGCGGTGCTGTTATGTGCAGGAGCTGCAGGAAAACGTTCGGCTTTGCCACATTCAAGAGTAATGATTCATCAACCATCAGGAGGAGCACAAGGAGTTGCTACTGATATGGAAATCAACTTACGCGAAATGTTGAAACTGAAAGATGAGTTATACAAAATTATCTCGCACCACTCCGGACAAACTTTCGATAAGGTTCATACTGATAGCGAACGTGATTATTGGATGATTGCTGAAGAAGCAAAAGCATACGGAATGATTGATGAGGTTTTAATAAGAGGATAA